One Candidatus Cardinium hertigii DNA window includes the following coding sequences:
- a CDS encoding metal-dependent transcriptional regulator — protein MKKLTHTEEDYLKAIYLLSKDNDTVLVSTTAISEFLHTKPASVTDMVQKLHSNGLAVYQKYQGVRLTDKGKKSAVKVVRKHLLWEVFLVDKLKFEWNAIHQVAEQLEHIDSDMLIERLESFLGYPYCNPHGIVIPDAHGKVVAQSSLLLTDITEGTSGIVSAIKNESTAFLQYLSKRNIHLGTKITVIEKIYFDESMDVIIDNHFKVNISRKITDHIMLIP, from the coding sequence ATGAAAAAGCTTACACATACAGAAGAAGATTATTTAAAGGCCATTTATCTTCTTTCCAAAGACAATGATACTGTATTGGTTTCAACTACTGCTATCTCCGAATTTTTGCATACGAAGCCCGCTTCTGTTACCGATATGGTGCAGAAATTACACAGCAATGGGCTTGCTGTATATCAAAAATACCAAGGGGTACGTTTAACAGATAAAGGAAAAAAGTCAGCTGTAAAAGTCGTACGCAAACATTTACTTTGGGAAGTTTTTTTAGTGGATAAATTAAAATTTGAATGGAATGCGATTCATCAGGTAGCAGAACAATTAGAGCATATTGATTCTGACATGCTCATAGAGCGATTAGAAAGTTTTTTAGGCTATCCCTATTGCAACCCGCATGGCATTGTAATTCCAGATGCCCATGGAAAGGTTGTCGCTCAATCTAGTCTACTGCTTACGGATATAACGGAAGGAACAAGTGGTATAGTAAGCGCTATTAAAAATGAATCTACCGCTTTTTTACAATATCTTAGTAAAAGAAATATCCATTTGGGTACCAAAATAACCGTTATCGAAAAAATTTATTTTGATGAATCTATGGATGTAATAATTGATAATCACTTTAAAGTGAATATATCCCGTAAAATAACGGATCATATTATGTTAATACCATAG
- a CDS encoding metal ABC transporter solute-binding protein, Zn/Mn family, translating to MLITRIKNNSIHFYRFCLSLLSLLCICSCADTTSDNVFTILTTTSILADTVRNIVKEDASVVSLMGPGIDPHTYQTTQKDVKKLTHADIIFYNGLYLEGKMSDLLGKIAENRKVYAVGDALDPRQLIYDAAVFPLGVDPHIWFNIKLWKEIVAFISSKLQEARPESAVYYQRNTAVYLEALEVLHQEVTRQIRSIPKAQRVLITAHDAFGYFGRAYDIEVKGLQGVSTVSECGLQDIHHIVQLILERNIKAVFFETSVSDKSMRAVLEGCSHYGYKVKMGGSLYSDALDESNTPAGTYCGMIQANTKAIVNALK from the coding sequence ATGTTAATTACCCGTATTAAGAACAATAGTATACACTTCTATAGATTTTGTCTTAGCTTATTATCCCTGCTATGCATTTGCAGTTGTGCCGATACCACTTCAGACAATGTGTTTACCATTCTTACCACTACAAGTATATTAGCAGATACAGTTAGAAATATTGTAAAAGAAGATGCCTCTGTGGTTAGTCTTATGGGGCCTGGTATAGATCCGCATACGTATCAAACTACACAAAAAGATGTTAAAAAATTAACCCATGCGGATATCATTTTTTATAATGGTCTCTATTTAGAAGGAAAAATGAGCGATTTATTAGGAAAGATAGCTGAGAACCGCAAAGTGTATGCAGTAGGGGATGCTTTAGATCCCAGACAGTTGATATATGATGCGGCTGTTTTTCCACTTGGCGTAGACCCGCATATCTGGTTTAATATAAAACTGTGGAAAGAAATAGTTGCCTTTATTAGCAGCAAGTTGCAGGAAGCAAGACCGGAATCAGCAGTTTATTACCAGCGTAATACAGCTGTTTATCTAGAAGCATTAGAAGTATTGCATCAGGAAGTAACCAGGCAGATTCGATCCATTCCAAAAGCACAGCGGGTATTGATCACAGCACATGATGCTTTTGGATACTTTGGGCGTGCTTATGATATTGAGGTGAAAGGTTTACAGGGTGTATCTACTGTATCTGAATGTGGGTTACAAGACATTCACCATATTGTACAGCTTATTTTAGAGAGAAATATTAAAGCGGTATTTTTTGAGACATCTGTTTCAGATAAATCTATGCGGGCGGTATTGGAGGGGTGCAGCCATTATGGATACAAAGTAAAGATGGGAGGATCCCTTTACTCAGATGCATTAGATGAGTCCAATACCCCAGCAGGAACATACTGTGGCATGATCCAGGCCAATACAAAAGCTATCGTTAATGCACTCAAATAA
- a CDS encoding metal ABC transporter ATP-binding protein, with protein sequence MKEQGNSIVEVAGLTVAYANSKVVLQEISFNLPSHKIIGIIGPNGAGKSTLLKAAMGLIAYQSGSIKLLGRAIDKVRRYISYVPQKETVDWDFPASVFDIALLGRYNRLGFFERPNKNDKAITMQCLEQVGMAHLAKRQIGELSGGQQQRVFLARALAQDATLYFMDEPFTGIDITTEKAIITLLKEMVAAGKTIVVVHHALGSVYDYFDWLVLLNHKLMAVGTTKEVFTARLLEKTYGSQFPCFRDYSNGCPL encoded by the coding sequence ATGAAAGAACAGGGAAATAGTATTGTGGAAGTAGCTGGCTTAACAGTGGCTTATGCCAATAGTAAGGTTGTACTGCAAGAAATAAGTTTTAACTTACCATCCCATAAAATTATTGGGATAATAGGTCCTAATGGAGCAGGTAAATCTACCTTGCTTAAAGCTGCTATGGGTCTTATTGCTTATCAATCGGGTAGTATAAAGTTATTGGGAAGGGCCATTGATAAAGTAAGAAGGTATATTAGTTACGTACCGCAAAAAGAAACGGTAGATTGGGATTTCCCTGCCTCTGTCTTTGATATTGCCCTTTTGGGTAGGTATAACAGATTGGGTTTTTTTGAACGACCCAATAAAAATGATAAAGCCATAACCATGCAATGTTTAGAGCAAGTAGGCATGGCGCACTTGGCCAAACGTCAAATTGGAGAACTATCGGGAGGGCAACAGCAGCGTGTATTCTTAGCGAGGGCATTGGCACAAGATGCGACTTTATATTTTATGGATGAGCCCTTTACAGGAATAGATATTACTACTGAAAAAGCCATTATTACCCTTTTAAAAGAGATGGTAGCCGCAGGTAAAACTATTGTAGTAGTCCACCATGCTTTGGGATCGGTATATGATTATTTTGATTGGTTGGTACTGCTCAACCATAAACTTATGGCAGTGGGTACTACTAAAGAAGTATTTACAGCTAGGCTATTAGAAAAAACGTATGGGAGCCAATTCCCTTGTTTTCGGGATTACTCCAATGGATGTCCGTTGTAA